TTGAGTTTAAATGGAAAAGTGAGGATTTATGTAGCCGACCACCCGGTTTGAGACTAAGGCGTAGTTATTGTTGTATGTAATGACAAATATTAGActattgaaaaaagaaaaaggagggggggggggggggctcaaCTGAAATGCTGTTCACCTTCTCAAATGTATAACTTTTGATCATTTGACATTATAGGGAAAAGCTAAGATCGCTCTTACAATCCTCGAAAGCTGGATCTCTGGGGAAAGAGACTTATAGATTCTATCATATCAGAAATGTTAGTCAGGTATGAGTTCTTCAAAGTTATATTTCTTAGTCTTGATGCTATTTACATCTGAATACTTGGTTGTTTTACTTCTTTATCATCCCTCATATATATTGCCCAAGTGTCCTTTGTGCTTGAATTGATATTCTGATTTGTTGAGGGCTGCAACTAGCTCAAGTGTCATTGGTGCTTGATATTCGAACTTTTAATGTTAATTATTTGTTAAGTTTTCCATTTCCCTCCTACTTCATGTATCTTTTCCAGTAGTTCGTCATGATTACTGAGGTTAGCAACAGAGTGCTGCTTACTTGTCATTATCACCTTTTCTCCTAGTAGTAATTACCCAGTTGATCTACCGCTATTTTACTTTGCACGTTCTCGATAGGCGTGCATCCTCATAGAGTCATTTGCTCCTCTTTACTTGTCAGTTTTCAGTTAAAATTTTCGTTTCTGATCTGCAGCTACGTATGGATGATATACCCCATCTGCTAGCTGAGTACAGACAACTCGTTGTGGATATAGCAGCAGACTAAAAGTTTCAAGTTCAAGATCTGGAAATTAGTTGTTCTAGTGTTTCTCAACTTCAAAGTTGCCCCCTCCCAGGGGGAGGGGCGTCGACGTAAACCCTATGAATTAGCAAAGACGCGAAAAATCTTGAATGTACTCATAAACTTCCTACCTTTTCTGGCAGTTAGTAAAAAGTCTTTTTACACGAGACTTATATTTCCTTTGTTTTGTTTGGAAAACCCAACGACGTTATAAACATAGTTATGAATTAACTTATCATCCTTTTTGTTGTAGAGAATCAAGCATTGCATAAAGCATTTCTCACTTGAGCTATGTAATTGGCGCTTAAAATAGAGCATTTATTAGGACACCTCTAATTTACATGTAGTGAATTGGTGTATGCAATTGAGGACTAAAAGGAAGCCAGACAAACTTAACAAACttttatctttctttttctttttgcttgCAAACAAACTCTTCAACAACAGTGAATAATCAAACCAAAGGAAGGAAAATTTGATACATTATTCGAAGGGATATCTAGTGAAAGCTAAAATAAATTGTTCAGTATGATACATAGAGAATATGTGATTCATTCTATAGTGTCAGCAATGGCCACTAGCGTTTGGGATTCAAAACCTTGCTTAGCTCCTCCAGCTTCCCCATTCTGAATTTCTCACTTTCCTTCACCAACTAAAAGATGACAACACACCATCCAAAAATCAATTAAATTAGGGGCatttaaaaggaaaaagaaaaagcaagaataaaaaaatataaaaaagaatgGTTATTATGAATTGTCACCTCTACTAGAGTGGAGGTTAGCTGAGTTTTCTCATTATTCTTTTCGTTGAAAACCTCTAACACTTCTCTGTATTCTTTCTCCTATTGCCACAGGAAAAATCATTTAAAAAAAGAAATCAGTTTTTTAATACAAACACAAATAAGGACTGCGGGAGCATTAGGAGAAGATTTATATCAAGTAAAACTAGCAATTGAACAACGAATTTagctatataaaaaaataaaaaataaaagagcaATAAGAAAATACCTTCTTTTGACAGGTCTGTCCAAGTGACTTAATCTCACGGTTAACCACGTCAATTTTCTTGCGTACCATTGCAACTTCCTTTCTCATTGGATCCGTTAACACTTCAAGCTCCTTTTGAACGATATCAAAATTGTTAA
This sequence is a window from Nicotiana tomentosiformis chromosome 5, ASM39032v3, whole genome shotgun sequence. Protein-coding genes within it:
- the LOC104114340 gene encoding uncharacterized protein → MMSNLPSVGSSGRTSTTADDNDEDQEMTKVALASFQAREEEIERKKMEVKGKVESQLSRAEEETRRLVRVWEELEVLTDPMRKEVAMVRKKIDVVNREIKSLGQTCQKKEKEYREVLEVFNEKNNEKTQLTSTLVELVKESEKFRMGKLEELSKVLNPKR